In Hwangdonia lutea, a single window of DNA contains:
- a CDS encoding BadF/BadG/BcrA/BcrD ATPase family protein, which yields MILIVDSGSTKSDWIAVDSNGNRLLEKIRTKGLNPAILPEKKLKKIIKKNEDLKANSEQVTHIFFYGAGCGTEKPKALLSGVLEEIFINATVEVNEDTMAAVYATINSINEAAVVCILGTGSNCSYYDGEIEHKRVKSLGYSIMDDASGNYYGRQLIRDYYFNHMPENVKIAFETKFNVEDDYIKYNLYKQPNPNAYLASFAEFMFLHKDSDYIIQLIKKGIRLFATNMIMQYKDELATAPVHFAGSIAFFAKKEIQEVAEEMGFRTGNFERRPIDGLVAFHTNNLKN from the coding sequence ATGATTTTAATAGTTGATAGTGGTTCTACTAAGTCTGATTGGATAGCGGTAGACAGTAACGGAAATAGATTGCTGGAAAAAATTCGTACTAAGGGTTTAAATCCTGCAATACTGCCAGAAAAGAAGCTAAAAAAAATAATTAAAAAAAACGAAGATTTAAAAGCCAATAGTGAGCAGGTAACACATATTTTCTTTTATGGAGCAGGCTGTGGAACTGAAAAACCAAAAGCACTCCTTTCAGGTGTTTTAGAAGAGATATTTATAAACGCCACTGTTGAAGTAAATGAAGACACCATGGCTGCGGTTTACGCTACCATTAATAGTATAAACGAAGCTGCTGTTGTGTGTATTTTAGGCACTGGATCAAACTGTAGTTATTACGATGGGGAAATTGAACACAAACGTGTTAAATCTCTTGGGTACTCTATTATGGACGATGCTTCCGGTAATTATTACGGGCGCCAGTTAATTAGAGACTACTATTTTAACCACATGCCCGAAAATGTTAAAATTGCTTTTGAAACCAAGTTTAATGTTGAAGATGATTACATCAAATACAACCTGTACAAACAGCCAAATCCCAATGCATATTTAGCGAGTTTTGCAGAGTTTATGTTTTTGCATAAAGACTCAGATTATATTATCCAGCTGATAAAAAAAGGTATTCGTTTGTTTGCTACCAATATGATTATGCAATATAAAGACGAGTTGGCAACAGCCCCGGTTCATTTTGCAGGCTCTATTGCTTTTTTCGCAAAGAAAGAAATTCAAGAAGTAGCAGAGGAAATG
- the gap gene encoding type I glyceraldehyde-3-phosphate dehydrogenase, whose amino-acid sequence MSKLKIGINGFGRIGRIAFRVAAERPNIEIVGINDLLDVEHLAYLLKFDSVHGKFNGTVETKNGNLVVNGNEIRITAERNPEDLKWDEVGAEVILDCTGIFTKLDGAQKHIAAGAKKVAISAPSADAPMFVMGVNHKDITAADTIVSNASCTTNCLAPLAKVINDEFGIAEGLMTTVHATTATQLTVDGPSKKDWRGGRSALANIIPSSTGAAKAVGKVIPELNGKLTGMAFRVPTPDVSVVDLTVRTEKSATWDEVKAVLKSASENDLKGILGYTEEAVVSQDFVSEPMTSVFDAGASIALNDNFFKLVSWYDNEYGYSTKLVDLAEHIGSI is encoded by the coding sequence ATGTCAAAATTAAAAATTGGAATTAACGGATTTGGTAGAATTGGTAGAATTGCTTTTAGAGTAGCTGCTGAAAGACCAAATATTGAAATAGTAGGTATTAACGACCTATTGGATGTAGAGCACTTAGCATACTTACTGAAATTTGATTCGGTACACGGAAAATTTAATGGCACTGTTGAAACAAAAAACGGAAACCTTGTGGTTAACGGTAACGAAATAAGAATTACGGCTGAGCGTAACCCGGAAGATTTAAAATGGGATGAAGTTGGCGCAGAAGTAATTTTAGACTGTACCGGTATTTTTACAAAATTAGACGGTGCGCAAAAGCACATTGCTGCTGGGGCTAAAAAAGTAGCTATATCGGCACCATCTGCCGATGCACCAATGTTTGTAATGGGTGTAAACCATAAAGACATTACAGCTGCTGATACTATTGTATCTAATGCATCTTGTACTACAAATTGTTTAGCGCCTTTAGCTAAAGTAATTAATGATGAGTTTGGTATTGCAGAAGGCTTAATGACGACGGTTCACGCTACAACAGCAACCCAATTAACCGTTGACGGACCATCTAAAAAAGACTGGAGAGGCGGAAGAAGTGCCTTGGCAAACATTATACCATCATCAACTGGAGCTGCTAAAGCTGTTGGAAAAGTAATTCCTGAATTAAACGGTAAATTAACGGGCATGGCATTTAGAGTACCAACTCCAGATGTATCTGTTGTAGATTTAACGGTTAGAACAGAAAAATCGGCAACCTGGGATGAAGTTAAAGCAGTTTTAAAAAGCGCTTCAGAAAATGATTTAAAAGGCATTTTGGGCTACACTGAAGAAGCTGTGGTTTCTCAAGATTTCGTGTCAGAGCCAATGACCAGTGTATTTGATGCGGGTGCAAGTATTGCTTTAAATGATAATTTCTTTAAATTAGTATCTTGGTACGATAACGAATATGGATATTCAACTAAATTAGTAGATTTAGCAGAGCATATTGGTTCAATATAA